A region of Daphnia carinata strain CSIRO-1 chromosome 10, CSIRO_AGI_Dcar_HiC_V3, whole genome shotgun sequence DNA encodes the following proteins:
- the LOC130699903 gene encoding LOW QUALITY PROTEIN: nudC domain-containing protein 1-like (The sequence of the model RefSeq protein was modified relative to this genomic sequence to represent the inferred CDS: substituted 1 base at 1 genomic stop codon), which translates to MSSDSTCPSLTRGCPPNPRIHESIVIFKAKLSSEALGKGEPFKITNSMLNTIESNQSETLSVLALKVEALGKVESQLALSVFGCSEKETPLINCLEWVQYEHVDGHWSFKQLKRLAIPHGLDYASVLSPGKALYLIAREPLGIIFDSNKDVAAPLANSETIQDEAETKIAYTWMESPEEVTVWITFNKQTSKHDLVVKIESQALKVVYKNQTYLIGELAHPISVESSTWTLSDAKLEIILSKIDKSLSWNHLIQSDLRGRKVLDPETAADYESVINMDMKETQAEGGGRPPVFSSEQLEECDDMPMDESCIFRFDGETNEFTHKAILSGQLLFFTQSAPGLAPAFCLRHDVDGLIWQPMGDELELSWRCLHTASLQALGYIQVSKEQRKFTVAPPSKKKTLAKISVRALXHVSNFVDMTYAALRDAFSHVYIYRQSTCTSAGVEMVHRPTGRRVGNIARQQVLNIDSSEECLDALATNSFLLLLTSSSLFAIRVNSD; encoded by the exons atgtcctcggaCTCCACGTGTCCCTCGTtaacacgtggatgtcctccgAATCCACGAATCCACGAATCCATTGTTATTTTTAAGGCCAAACTCTCTAGTGAAGCTCTGGGCAAAGGTGAACCGTTTAAGATTACCAATTCAATGCTTAATACTATAGAAAGTAATCAGTCAGAGACCCTTTCTGTTCTGGCCCTTAAAGTTGAAGCTCTTG GTAAAGTTGAAAGCCAACTTGCCCTATCAGTCTTTGGTTGCAGCGAGAAGGAGACCCCATTGATCAATTGTTTGGAATGGGTGCAATATGAACATGTAGACGGACATTGGTCTTTCAAGCAACTCAAACGTTTAGCGATACCTCACGGCTTGGATTACGCTTCTGTTTTAAGCCCTGGTAAAGCGCTATACCTTATTGCCCGAGAACCTCTTGGCATTATATTCGATTCGAACAAGGATGTTGCTGCGCCTTTAGCAAATAGCGAAACGATACAAG ATGAAGCCGAAACTAAGATTGCCTACACTTGGATGGAAAGCCCAGAGGAAGTGACTGTATGGATAACATTTAACAAACAGACGTCGAAGCACGATTTAGTCGTCAAAATTGAAAGTCAGGCATTGAAAGTTGTgtataaaaatcaaacgtATTTGATTGGCGAGTTGGCTCATCCCATTTCGGTCGAGTCCAGTACGTGGACACTGTCGGATGCGAAACTGGAGATTATCTTGTCAAAAATTGACAAGTCACTGAGTTGGAATCATCTTATTCAAAGTGATCTTCGTGGTCGAAAAGTCTTGGACCCCGAAACAGCTGCCGATTATGAAAGCGTAATTAATATGGACATGAAAGAAACG CAAGCAGAGGGCGGTGGTCGACCTCCCGTCTTCAGCAGTGAGCAACTAGAAGAATGTGATGATATGCCCATGGATGAGTCGTGTATTTTTCGCTTTGACGGAGAAACGAACGAATTCACGCACAAA gcAATACTGAGTGGACAGCTTCTGTTTTTTACTCAGTCGGCTCCTGGATTGGCACCAGCCTTCTGCTTACGTCACGACGTCGATGGTCTTATTTGGCAGCCTATGGGCGACGAACTAGAACTATCCTGGCGATGCTTGCACACGGCTTCACTGCAGGCCTTGGGCTACATCCAGGTTTCTAAGGAACAACGGAAATTTACTGTAGCACCgcctagtaaaaaaaaaaccttagcgAAAATTTCTGTTCGGGCCCTCTAACatgtttcaaattttgttgATATGACGTACGCAGCTTTACGCGATGCCTTCAGTCATGTTTACATATACCGCCAATCGACTTGCACTTCGGCTGGAGTGGAAATGGTGCATCGACCTACAGGCCGACGGGTAGGTAACATTGCCCGTCAACAAGTTCTCAATATTGATAGTTCAGAAGAGTGTCTCGATGCTCTGGCGACAAACagttttttgcttcttctgaCATCTTCCTCTCTTTTTGCTATTCGTGTAAATAGCGATTGA